In Methylocystis echinoides, one genomic interval encodes:
- a CDS encoding efflux RND transporter periplasmic adaptor subunit: MRRMIFLSLVLASSVAARALGAAPGAAPGAPAPNPLPVPPEIVAPLTEAQVRAAGIETQPVEPEAGVGEIVVPGVVTVPPQQLRIVAAPAAGLVETLLVAPDEDVKEGDPIATLKSSDLVESQRAFLHALSEANLASEKLRRDEQLFKEKIIAERRLIVTRAEAAQARAALDERAQILALAGMTDGEISGLRKERKLASSLLVRAPIGGTILQRHGTTGERVQASAPLVTIARLDPIWVNLQVPLSRAVALDSVEKVHLPSAGLEGRLIRVGHTVDSATQSVTAVAEFRPGRSPLRPGQAVQAILRVRGGGASQWRVPADAVVSHRNYNWVFLRVPEGFRAVPVTLVSETPQYASVQGALKAGEKVATRGLLTLLAELAEIESK; the protein is encoded by the coding sequence ATGCGGCGAATGATTTTTCTCAGCCTTGTCCTCGCCTCGAGCGTCGCTGCGCGGGCCCTTGGCGCTGCGCCCGGCGCTGCGCCCGGCGCGCCCGCGCCCAATCCGCTGCCCGTTCCGCCGGAGATCGTTGCGCCGCTGACGGAGGCGCAGGTTCGCGCGGCCGGCATCGAGACGCAGCCGGTCGAGCCGGAGGCGGGCGTCGGCGAGATCGTCGTGCCGGGCGTCGTCACGGTCCCGCCACAGCAGTTGCGCATCGTGGCGGCCCCGGCGGCGGGGCTCGTCGAGACTTTGCTCGTGGCACCCGACGAGGATGTAAAGGAGGGCGACCCGATCGCGACGCTGAAATCCTCGGACCTGGTCGAATCGCAGCGGGCTTTTCTCCACGCGCTGTCGGAGGCCAATCTCGCGTCCGAGAAGCTCAGGCGCGACGAGCAGCTCTTCAAGGAGAAGATCATCGCCGAGCGCCGGCTGATCGTGACCCGTGCCGAGGCGGCGCAGGCCCGCGCCGCCCTCGACGAGCGCGCCCAGATCCTCGCCCTCGCCGGCATGACGGACGGCGAGATCTCGGGACTGCGAAAGGAGCGCAAGCTCGCAAGCTCGCTGCTGGTTCGCGCGCCGATCGGCGGGACGATTCTCCAGCGGCACGGCACGACCGGCGAGCGCGTGCAGGCTTCGGCGCCGCTCGTGACCATCGCGCGGCTCGACCCGATCTGGGTCAATCTCCAGGTGCCGCTCAGCCGCGCGGTCGCGCTCGACAGCGTCGAAAAAGTGCATTTGCCCTCGGCGGGGCTCGAGGGCCGGCTCATCCGCGTCGGCCATACGGTCGACTCGGCGACCCAGTCGGTGACGGCTGTCGCGGAATTCCGGCCCGGACGCAGCCCGTTGCGGCCGGGCCAGGCGGTTCAGGCGATTCTGCGGGTCCGGGGCGGGGGCGCTTCGCAATGGCGCGTGCCGGCCGACGCAGTCGTCAGCCATCGCAACTACAATTGGGTTTTCCTGCGCGTTCCCGAGGGCTTCCGCGCCGTTCCGGTGACCCTGGTCTCGGAGACGCCGCAATACGCCTCGGTGCAGGGGGCGCTCAAGGCCGGCGAGAAGGTGGCGACGCGCGGCCTGCTGACGCTTCTCGCCGAACTCGCCGAGATCGAGAGCAAGTGA
- a CDS encoding CusA/CzcA family heavy metal efflux RND transporter: protein MLERLIHFSLRQRLLTFLGALFVAAWGAVSYLKLPIDAFPDVAPAQVLVAMRAPGLTPEELESRVTAPIEIAAKGIPSLIRMRSTTRYSVALLTFEFAEGTDIYWARAQVNERLSQVQDQLPDGVSGGLAPIVTPLGEMLMFTLVGGDLTPTEQRSLIDWTIRPAIRGLPGVADLNVLGGFVRTFEVAPSPAAMAARGVTVAMLETALSKNNRNDGAGRVRDGEEALLVRAEGRLRSLEDIRSVVIDSRKTGVVRVGDVAEVRNGALPRNGVVTRNGESEAVWALVLGLRGADASMVVNGVKARLAEIEPLLPKGAKIEIFYDRSELIGKAVWTVQKVLIEAIVLVVILLALFLGNLRAALVVSVILPLAALATFGIMRLWGLSANIMSLGGLAIAIGLLVDCAVVVVENVEHRLAHAHDATLADRIFMTLEATSEVATPLTSGVVIIVTVFLPLLSLEGLEGRLFAPVALTIAFALGSALILSLTVVPALSASLLRPGAADEPWLVRKIAAIYEPLLEMALARPLAVGGLAVCGLIAAGLAYSRIGQTFMPVMNEGTPVITVRKHPTISVAVAAETDKLIQREIMEKVPEVKGMMARAGADELGIDPVGLNETDNFLTLAPQNEWRGHNMEWLTEEIRQVLDAIPGISYAFSQPIDMRVQEMIIGARGDVVVKIFGDDINELNRLTREVATELKKIPGARDVFGLQNDGMRYLTARVDRLAAGRFGLNAGEIQDALRVWVDGQQVGIVLEGPIRTPLVIRGSETSRRSSVDFARLPMVSNDGKVVELSQLAEVQAENGPIQVIREDGRRFATVLANVEGRDLVGFVDEAKAAVAHHVKTPKGYSYQWGGQFENQQRASARLAIVVPIALALIFLLLYFTFNSAVQATLVFCNVPFAAIGGILGLWLSGEFLSVPASVGFIALIGIAVLNGVVLISYINKLVSEGNRTTREAVVEGARRRMRPVMLTATIAAFGLIPFLFATGPGAEIQRPLAIVVIGGLISATVLTLVLLPILYDRATGWRLRSKRGRLANRMVRA from the coding sequence ATGCTTGAGCGCCTGATCCACTTCTCGCTTCGTCAGCGGCTGCTCACCTTCCTCGGCGCCCTGTTCGTCGCCGCCTGGGGCGCGGTGAGCTATCTCAAGCTCCCGATCGACGCCTTCCCCGACGTCGCGCCGGCGCAGGTGCTCGTCGCCATGCGCGCGCCGGGTCTGACGCCGGAAGAGCTCGAAAGCCGGGTGACCGCGCCGATAGAGATCGCCGCCAAGGGCATTCCATCGCTCATTCGCATGCGGTCGACGACCCGCTACTCGGTGGCGCTGCTCACCTTCGAATTTGCGGAAGGGACGGATATTTATTGGGCGCGCGCGCAGGTCAACGAGCGCCTGTCGCAGGTTCAGGACCAGCTGCCGGACGGCGTCTCCGGCGGGTTGGCGCCGATCGTCACGCCGCTCGGCGAGATGCTGATGTTCACGCTCGTCGGCGGCGATCTGACTCCAACCGAGCAACGCAGCCTCATCGACTGGACGATCCGCCCCGCCATACGCGGCCTTCCCGGCGTCGCCGACCTCAACGTTCTCGGCGGCTTCGTGCGCACCTTCGAGGTGGCGCCGTCGCCCGCCGCCATGGCGGCGCGGGGCGTCACGGTGGCCATGCTCGAAACCGCCCTCTCCAAGAACAACCGCAACGACGGCGCCGGCCGCGTCCGCGACGGCGAGGAGGCGCTGCTGGTGCGCGCCGAGGGCCGGCTGCGCTCGCTGGAGGATATTCGCTCCGTCGTCATCGATTCGCGCAAGACCGGCGTGGTGCGCGTCGGCGACGTGGCGGAAGTGCGCAACGGCGCGTTGCCGCGCAACGGCGTCGTGACCCGCAACGGCGAGTCCGAGGCGGTCTGGGCCCTTGTGCTCGGTCTGCGCGGCGCCGACGCGAGCATGGTCGTCAACGGCGTGAAGGCGCGCCTCGCCGAGATCGAGCCTTTGCTGCCCAAGGGCGCGAAGATCGAGATTTTCTACGATCGCAGCGAACTGATCGGCAAAGCCGTCTGGACGGTGCAGAAGGTGCTGATCGAGGCGATCGTCCTCGTCGTCATCCTGCTCGCGTTGTTTCTCGGCAATCTGCGCGCCGCGCTCGTCGTCTCCGTCATCCTGCCGCTCGCCGCGCTCGCAACCTTCGGGATCATGCGGCTATGGGGCCTGTCGGCCAATATCATGTCGCTCGGCGGCCTCGCCATCGCGATCGGCCTCCTCGTCGACTGCGCGGTGGTGGTCGTCGAAAATGTCGAGCACCGGCTCGCGCATGCTCACGACGCGACGCTCGCCGACCGCATCTTCATGACACTCGAGGCGACGAGCGAAGTCGCGACCCCGCTGACCTCGGGCGTGGTGATCATTGTCACGGTCTTCCTGCCGCTGCTGTCGCTCGAAGGTCTGGAGGGCCGGCTGTTCGCCCCGGTGGCGCTCACCATCGCCTTCGCCCTCGGCTCCGCCCTCATCCTGTCGCTGACGGTCGTGCCGGCGTTGAGCGCCAGCCTCCTGCGACCGGGCGCCGCCGACGAACCCTGGCTCGTGCGCAAGATCGCCGCGATCTACGAGCCTCTGCTCGAAATGGCGCTGGCGCGTCCGCTGGCCGTCGGCGGCCTCGCCGTCTGCGGGCTTATCGCGGCGGGGCTCGCCTATTCGCGAATCGGCCAGACCTTCATGCCGGTGATGAACGAAGGCACGCCCGTGATCACCGTGCGCAAGCATCCGACGATCAGCGTCGCCGTGGCGGCGGAGACCGACAAGCTCATTCAGCGCGAGATCATGGAGAAAGTGCCGGAGGTAAAGGGCATGATGGCCCGCGCCGGCGCCGATGAATTGGGAATCGACCCGGTTGGACTCAACGAAACGGATAATTTTCTCACGCTCGCGCCGCAAAACGAATGGCGCGGCCATAACATGGAATGGCTGACCGAAGAGATTCGCCAGGTGCTCGACGCCATCCCGGGCATTTCCTACGCCTTCTCGCAGCCGATCGACATGCGCGTGCAGGAGATGATCATCGGCGCGCGCGGCGACGTGGTCGTCAAGATTTTCGGCGACGACATCAACGAGCTCAACCGATTGACGCGCGAAGTGGCGACAGAACTGAAGAAGATCCCCGGCGCGCGCGACGTCTTCGGCCTGCAAAACGACGGCATGCGCTATCTCACCGCGCGCGTCGACCGGCTGGCTGCCGGACGCTTCGGCCTCAACGCGGGCGAAATTCAGGACGCGTTGCGCGTCTGGGTCGACGGCCAGCAGGTCGGCATCGTGCTCGAGGGGCCGATCCGCACGCCGCTCGTCATTCGCGGTTCCGAGACGTCGCGCCGCTCGTCCGTGGATTTCGCGCGCCTGCCGATGGTCTCCAACGACGGGAAGGTCGTCGAACTGTCGCAGCTTGCCGAGGTGCAGGCCGAGAACGGCCCCATCCAGGTCATCCGCGAGGACGGACGCCGCTTCGCGACCGTTCTCGCCAATGTCGAGGGGCGCGATCTCGTCGGCTTCGTCGACGAGGCGAAAGCCGCCGTGGCGCATCACGTGAAGACGCCCAAAGGCTACAGCTATCAATGGGGCGGCCAGTTCGAGAACCAGCAGCGCGCCTCCGCGCGCCTCGCCATCGTCGTCCCCATCGCGCTGGCGCTGATCTTCCTGCTGCTGTATTTCACCTTCAATTCGGCGGTGCAGGCGACGCTCGTGTTCTGCAACGTCCCTTTCGCGGCGATCGGCGGCATTCTTGGCCTCTGGCTCTCCGGCGAATTTCTCTCGGTGCCCGCCTCGGTCGGCTTCATCGCGCTCATCGGCATCGCCGTGCTGAACGGCGTGGTTCTGATTTCCTACATCAACAAGCTTGTTTCAGAAGGAAACCGCACGACCCGCGAGGCGGTCGTCGAGGGCGCGCGGCGGCGCATGCGTCCCGTCATGCTCACCGCGACGATCGCGGCCTTCGGCCTCATTCCCTTCCTGTTCGCCACGGGCCCCGGCGCCGAAATCCAGCGTCCCCTCGCCATCGTGGTGATCGGGGGCCTGATTTCAGCGACAGTGCTGACGCTCGTGCTCCTGCCGATCCTCTACGATCGGGCCACCGGCTGGCGTCTGCGCTCGAAGCGCGGCAGGCTCGCCAACCGCATGGTTCGCGCATGA
- a CDS encoding TolC family protein, translated as MRRLVLVMAAALFAPPAPALAGPKARGEVTVKGDQPLEKRGKSPLGHVLVRHLDMAVAIDAQSQGLGAQFGAVTSRFATTRSITPGSPYVGGLQRNAVAGNLRNYNETEVEAGLPLWLPGQRDAMETTVATGAIEVEERIALRRLEVAGLLRDAWWNAQRAAREAGVARNRVATAREIGADMTRRVELGDAAQADALLARNELLAAETELAQAEGAVKVARVNYEALTGGAPPDGTLETLKPACPIEDHPALRTPIAALRRAEAQLQLVEATPIDSPDVAVFGRQEHNRQYSTDLSQPITDQRTDATTVGVRVRIPLPTDGRQEPRRAEAIAEMTRAAADYEKAKRVVLADIAAARANLAAARRAAGLANQRLAVANEQFELSRKAFALGEIGGLDFYRIRQLQLDAQRSQAAAAVAVGAAISRLNQAQGYAP; from the coding sequence ATGAGACGGCTGGTGCTCGTCATGGCCGCCGCTTTGTTCGCGCCCCCCGCGCCGGCGCTCGCCGGGCCGAAGGCGCGCGGCGAAGTAACGGTGAAAGGCGATCAGCCGTTAGAGAAGCGCGGCAAGTCGCCGCTCGGCCATGTGCTCGTGCGCCATCTCGACATGGCGGTGGCGATCGACGCGCAGAGCCAGGGGCTCGGGGCGCAATTCGGCGCGGTGACGTCGCGCTTCGCCACGACGCGGTCGATCACGCCCGGTTCGCCCTATGTCGGCGGCCTGCAGCGCAACGCGGTCGCTGGCAACTTACGCAATTACAATGAAACGGAGGTGGAGGCGGGCCTGCCGTTGTGGCTGCCTGGCCAGCGCGACGCCATGGAGACGACCGTCGCCACGGGCGCCATCGAGGTCGAGGAGCGCATTGCGCTCAGGCGCCTCGAGGTCGCGGGCCTCTTGCGCGACGCCTGGTGGAACGCCCAGCGCGCGGCGCGCGAGGCGGGCGTGGCGCGTAACCGCGTCGCCACGGCGCGCGAGATCGGCGCCGATATGACGCGGCGCGTCGAACTCGGCGACGCCGCCCAGGCCGACGCGCTGCTGGCGAGAAACGAATTGCTCGCCGCCGAAACGGAGCTCGCGCAGGCGGAGGGCGCCGTAAAGGTGGCGCGCGTGAACTATGAGGCGCTCACCGGCGGCGCGCCGCCCGACGGAACGCTCGAAACCCTGAAGCCCGCCTGCCCGATCGAGGACCATCCGGCCTTGCGCACGCCGATCGCCGCGCTGCGCCGCGCCGAGGCGCAGCTCCAGCTCGTCGAGGCGACGCCGATCGACAGTCCCGACGTCGCCGTCTTCGGCCGGCAGGAGCATAATCGGCAATATTCGACCGATCTTTCGCAGCCGATCACCGACCAGCGGACCGACGCCACGACGGTCGGCGTGCGCGTGCGCATTCCTCTGCCGACGGACGGCCGCCAGGAGCCGCGCCGGGCGGAGGCCATCGCGGAGATGACCCGCGCCGCCGCCGATTACGAGAAGGCCAAGCGCGTCGTGCTCGCCGACATCGCGGCGGCGCGCGCCAATCTCGCCGCCGCGCGCCGCGCCGCGGGCCTCGCCAACCAAAGGCTCGCCGTCGCCAATGAGCAATTCGAGCTGTCGCGCAAAGCCTTCGCGCTCGGCGAGATCGGCGGCCTCGATTTCTACCGCATCCGTCAGCTTCAGCTCGACGCGCAGCGATCGCAGGCGGCGGCGGCCGTCGCCGTCGGCGCGGCCATCTCGCGGCTCAATCAGGCGCAGGGATATGCGCCCTGA
- a CDS encoding alpha/beta hydrolase has product MSSTRPAESRFIAAADGLRLHYLDYPAPDAMRLPLVCLPGLARTADDFWRVAETTADRRVLALDYRGRGRSAWDTDWRHYDLDVEQADIFAVLADAGVTEAAFLGTSRGGLHTMRIAKARPALVRAAILNDIGPKVEKEGLLRIKRYVGKLPPLSRLSEAVALMRMTAAPQFAGVSAEEWETYARQTFVETESGVELRYDPALNHTLDVVTPDAQFEEFWEPFAVLARVPILALRGETSDILSVEVFDEMARRAPLLERHTVPGQGHAPLLLDQPTLDRIKVFLNACP; this is encoded by the coding sequence TTGAGCTCGACCCGACCGGCTGAAAGCCGCTTCATCGCCGCCGCCGATGGCCTGCGCCTGCATTATCTCGATTACCCCGCGCCCGACGCGATGCGTCTGCCGCTCGTCTGCCTTCCCGGCCTGGCGCGCACGGCGGACGATTTCTGGCGCGTGGCCGAGACGACCGCGGACCGGCGCGTGCTCGCCCTCGACTATCGCGGACGCGGGCGCTCGGCGTGGGATACGGACTGGCGCCACTACGACCTCGACGTCGAGCAGGCGGATATTTTCGCCGTTCTCGCCGACGCGGGCGTGACGGAGGCGGCGTTTCTCGGGACCTCGCGCGGCGGGCTGCATACGATGCGCATCGCCAAGGCGCGACCCGCGCTGGTGCGCGCGGCGATCCTCAACGACATTGGCCCCAAGGTCGAAAAGGAGGGGCTTTTGCGCATCAAGCGCTATGTCGGCAAGTTGCCGCCGCTCTCGCGCCTATCCGAGGCGGTCGCGCTGATGCGCATGACCGCAGCGCCGCAATTTGCCGGCGTGAGCGCCGAGGAATGGGAAACCTACGCGCGTCAGACCTTTGTCGAGACGGAAAGCGGCGTCGAGCTGCGCTACGACCCGGCGCTCAACCACACGCTCGACGTCGTCACGCCCGACGCGCAATTCGAAGAATTCTGGGAGCCCTTCGCCGTGCTCGCCCGCGTACCGATCCTCGCCCTGCGCGGCGAGACGAGCGACATTCTCTCCGTCGAGGTTTTCGACGAAATGGCCCGCCGCGCGCCACTTCTCGAGCGCCACACCGTCCCCGGACAGGGCCATGCGCCGCTGCTCCTCGATCAGCCGACGCTCGACCGCATCAAGGTCTTCCTCAACGCCTGTCCCTGA
- a CDS encoding acetyl-CoA carboxylase carboxyltransferase subunit alpha: protein MRSYLDFEKPVAELETKVEELRALAEKGEGVSIAEELTKLEAKAAKALADLYAGLTPWQKIQVARHPQRPHFSDYVKQLVSEFTPLAGDRFFGEDSAIVGGFGRLRGEPVCIIGQEKGSDTASRLHHNFGMARPEGYRKAVRLMELADRFGLPVISLVDTAGAFPGIDAEERGQAEAIARSTDASLQLGVPNVAVVVGEGGSGGAIAIAAANKVLMLEHAVYTVASPEASASILWRDSAKAQDAATSMKITAQDLLKFGIIDLIVTEPAGGAHRDPPAAISAVGDAVWSELSRLTNLSREQLRNARAEKFLNMGRKLDEKR from the coding sequence ATGCGCTCCTATCTCGATTTCGAAAAGCCCGTCGCCGAACTCGAAACCAAGGTGGAGGAGCTGCGCGCGCTGGCCGAGAAAGGCGAGGGCGTCTCGATCGCCGAGGAATTGACCAAGCTGGAGGCCAAAGCCGCCAAGGCGCTCGCCGATCTCTACGCCGGCCTGACGCCCTGGCAGAAGATCCAAGTCGCACGCCATCCGCAGCGGCCGCATTTCTCGGATTACGTCAAACAGCTCGTCTCCGAATTCACGCCGCTCGCCGGCGACCGGTTTTTCGGCGAGGATTCCGCCATCGTGGGCGGGTTCGGCCGCTTGCGGGGCGAGCCCGTCTGCATCATTGGTCAGGAAAAGGGCTCGGATACGGCGAGCCGCCTGCATCACAATTTCGGCATGGCGCGGCCCGAGGGCTATCGCAAGGCGGTGCGCCTCATGGAGCTTGCCGATCGTTTCGGCCTGCCGGTGATTTCGCTCGTGGACACGGCCGGCGCCTTTCCGGGCATTGACGCGGAGGAGCGCGGGCAGGCCGAGGCGATCGCCCGCTCGACGGACGCCTCGCTCCAGCTCGGCGTTCCCAATGTCGCGGTCGTGGTCGGGGAGGGCGGCTCGGGCGGCGCCATCGCCATCGCGGCGGCGAACAAGGTGCTGATGCTCGAGCACGCGGTCTACACCGTCGCGTCTCCCGAGGCGTCGGCCTCGATCCTGTGGCGCGATTCGGCCAAGGCCCAGGACGCGGCGACGAGCATGAAGATCACGGCGCAGGATCTGCTGAAGTTTGGCATCATCGATCTGATCGTCACCGAGCCGGCCGGCGGCGCCCATCGCGATCCGCCCGCCGCGATCTCAGCCGTGGGCGACGCTGTCTGGTCGGAGCTTTCCAGGCTGACGAACCTCTCTCGCGAGCAACTGCGCAACGCCCGCGCAGAGAAGTTTCTCAACATGGGCCGTAAGCTTGACGAGAAGCGTTAA
- a CDS encoding murein L,D-transpeptidase family protein encodes MTFRVLKPAAAVAFAALSLAACNDSGLSHRSLAPVPRETVALMEKLGTSKDAPMLIRAYKKEAELEIWKMGSDGKYVHLKTFPMCRWSGQLGPKTREGDRQVPEGFYSITPAQMNPNSSYYLSFNVGYPNQLDKALGHTGGTIMVHGACSSAGCFSMTDAQIAEIYAIARASFEGGQQSIQMQSLPFRMTAENLAKHRLDSNIGFWRNLKEGSDHFEVTKMEPEVAFCGRRYVFNAAADGRMDPLAACPPLKQDPEIVASVSAKSAKDEEKIAELSQSVKPVRVVYQDGGMHPSFLSKVAETSRPEAVAPPEEIALDDKAGRGKAAQIASKSPVVTMAAAKAAAPTRPTETTSVARALSADTRREMSALAATAEDGPTSSIKRALKLKK; translated from the coding sequence ATGACATTTCGGGTCTTGAAGCCGGCCGCGGCCGTCGCTTTCGCCGCGCTGTCCCTCGCCGCCTGCAACGACAGCGGCCTGTCGCATCGCTCGCTTGCGCCGGTTCCGCGCGAGACGGTCGCCTTGATGGAGAAGCTCGGCACCAGCAAGGACGCGCCGATGCTGATTCGCGCCTATAAGAAAGAGGCTGAGCTCGAGATCTGGAAAATGGGGTCGGACGGCAAATACGTCCACCTCAAAACCTTCCCCATGTGCCGCTGGTCGGGCCAGCTGGGGCCGAAGACGCGGGAGGGCGATCGTCAGGTGCCGGAGGGCTTCTATTCCATCACCCCGGCGCAGATGAATCCGAACTCCTCCTATTACCTGTCCTTCAACGTCGGCTACCCCAACCAGCTCGACAAGGCGCTCGGCCATACGGGCGGCACGATCATGGTGCACGGCGCCTGCTCCTCGGCCGGCTGCTTCTCCATGACCGACGCGCAAATCGCCGAGATCTACGCCATCGCCCGCGCGTCCTTCGAGGGCGGCCAGCAGTCCATTCAGATGCAGTCCCTTCCCTTCCGCATGACGGCCGAAAATCTGGCCAAGCACCGCCTCGATTCGAATATCGGCTTTTGGAGGAACCTCAAGGAAGGCAGCGATCACTTCGAGGTGACGAAGATGGAGCCGGAGGTCGCCTTCTGCGGCCGCCGCTATGTCTTCAACGCCGCGGCGGACGGCCGCATGGACCCGCTCGCGGCCTGTCCGCCCTTGAAGCAGGACCCCGAGATCGTGGCGAGCGTCTCGGCCAAGTCCGCCAAGGACGAGGAGAAAATTGCCGAGCTGTCGCAAAGCGTAAAGCCGGTGCGCGTCGTCTATCAGGATGGCGGCATGCATCCGAGCTTCCTCTCCAAGGTCGCCGAAACGAGCCGCCCGGAGGCAGTCGCGCCGCCGGAAGAGATTGCGCTCGACGACAAGGCGGGGCGCGGCAAAGCCGCTCAGATCGCGTCGAAGTCGCCTGTCGTGACCATGGCGGCGGCCAAGGCCGCGGCGCCGACCCGCCCGACGGAGACGACGAGCGTTGCGCGGGCGCTATCGGCGGACACGCGCCGGGAGATGTCGGCGCTCGCGGCGACGGCCGAGGACGGACCGACGTCATCCATCAAGCGCGCCCTGAAGCTGAAGAAATAG
- the lexA gene encoding transcriptional repressor LexA, which yields MLTRKQSDLLRFIHERLKETGVPPSFDEMKDALDLRSKSGIHRLILALEERGFIRRLPNRARALEVLRLPESATPRSGGGARGGKFAPSVIQGNLGRVRPLAEREEEGNQPVAIPVMGRIAAGTPISAIQSRSHTISLPPDMLSNGEHFALEVRGDSMIEAGILDGDTVIIKKQDHADTGDIVVALIEDEEATLKRLRKRGASIALEAANPAYETRIFGPDKVRIQGKLVSLLRKY from the coding sequence ATGCTGACGAGAAAGCAGAGTGATCTGCTCCGTTTCATTCACGAGCGGTTGAAAGAAACGGGCGTCCCGCCGTCTTTTGACGAGATGAAGGACGCGCTCGACCTCCGGTCCAAATCCGGCATCCATCGGCTCATTCTGGCGCTCGAGGAGCGCGGCTTCATTCGCCGCCTGCCCAACCGCGCCCGCGCGCTCGAGGTGCTGCGCCTGCCGGAGTCCGCGACGCCGCGGAGCGGGGGCGGCGCCCGCGGAGGCAAATTCGCCCCATCGGTGATTCAAGGCAATCTCGGCCGCGTGCGCCCCCTTGCCGAGCGTGAGGAGGAGGGGAATCAGCCGGTCGCCATCCCAGTCATGGGCCGCATTGCCGCGGGCACGCCGATTTCAGCGATCCAGAGCCGCAGCCATACGATCAGCCTTCCGCCTGACATGCTGTCCAATGGGGAACATTTCGCGCTCGAAGTGCGCGGCGACTCGATGATCGAGGCCGGCATTCTCGACGGCGACACGGTCATCATCAAGAAGCAGGACCACGCCGACACCGGCGACATTGTCGTGGCGCTGATCGAGGATGAAGAAGCGACGCTGAAGCGCCTGCGCAAACGCGGCGCCTCCATCGCGCTGGAGGCGGCCAACCCCGCCTATGAGACCCGGATCTTTGGACCCGACAAGGTGCGAATCCAGGGGAAGCTCGTGAGCCTGCTGCGAAAATATTGA